In a genomic window of Thiosocius teredinicola:
- a CDS encoding pyridoxamine 5'-phosphate oxidase family protein encodes MNELKQTARTTLERRANRGTYDRSTINAILDDGLICHIGVVFDGSPRVLPTAYVRHEDCLYVHGATTNATFKSMIAGADLCITVTLLDGLVLARSAMHHSLNYRSVMLYGKANEVVDGDLKQRVLDALIERMLPGRLAEVRRASEAEIRATTVIAIPILEGSAKVRSGPPVDAARDLERATWAGVIPLRLQLDQPEPDPGLAPDIPMSNAVLRCRRRDGRKGWNA; translated from the coding sequence ATGAATGAACTGAAACAGACTGCACGGACAACACTCGAGCGGCGCGCCAACCGGGGCACTTACGATCGCTCGACGATCAATGCAATCCTTGACGATGGCTTGATCTGCCACATTGGGGTCGTGTTCGACGGTTCTCCTCGGGTGCTACCCACGGCGTACGTCCGCCACGAGGATTGTCTCTACGTCCACGGCGCCACGACCAATGCGACGTTCAAATCGATGATCGCCGGTGCCGATCTGTGCATCACGGTTACGTTGCTCGATGGCCTGGTATTGGCGAGATCGGCCATGCACCACTCGTTGAACTACCGTTCCGTGATGTTGTACGGCAAGGCGAACGAGGTTGTCGACGGTGACCTTAAGCAGCGTGTGTTGGATGCATTGATCGAGCGGATGCTACCGGGCCGACTGGCGGAAGTCAGGCGGGCGAGCGAAGCCGAGATCCGGGCAACGACGGTCATCGCGATTCCCATCTTAGAAGGGTCCGCCAAGGTTCGCTCCGGGCCACCGGTTGACGCAGCTCGTGATCTGGAACGCGCGACATGGGCGGGCGTAATACCGCTCCGGCTGCAGCTCGACCAACCGGAGCCAGACCCTGGTCTTGCGCCAGACATTCCGATGTCCAACGCTGTACTTAGATGCCGGCGACGTGATGGCCGAAAGGGCTGGAATGCATGA